From a single Pseudoalteromonas nigrifaciens genomic region:
- a CDS encoding enoyl-CoA hydratase/isomerase family protein, with protein MTRFIAIKTEESTAVLTMNTPENRHNPEFLAEFNQHLDQIEADKNIKSVVLTSNSEKNWSLGIDLEWMANTSNTPETIAGFMSDVTALLKRIVTFPMPIIAALNGHTFGNGAVLACACDFRLMKSDKGFFCFPEVDVMVPFLPSMFPIINKAIPQAFFNRLAMSGMRVGAQELLDNKVVEAIFADEAQLQAGALGFAQQFNKNRWIYAQNKTQMNKQIVLTMETEDPIFIDNISKLLWKNLQQK; from the coding sequence ATGACACGTTTTATAGCAATAAAAACCGAAGAAAGCACGGCCGTTTTAACCATGAATACCCCCGAAAACCGCCATAATCCAGAGTTTTTGGCTGAGTTTAATCAGCATCTTGATCAAATAGAAGCCGATAAAAATATTAAGTCGGTGGTGCTTACATCTAACAGTGAAAAAAATTGGTCATTGGGAATCGATTTAGAGTGGATGGCTAATACGAGTAATACCCCAGAAACAATTGCCGGCTTTATGAGCGATGTAACCGCGTTATTAAAACGCATTGTTACGTTTCCTATGCCGATTATTGCCGCGTTAAACGGCCATACTTTTGGTAATGGTGCAGTATTGGCCTGCGCTTGTGATTTTAGGCTAATGAAATCTGATAAAGGATTTTTTTGTTTTCCTGAAGTCGATGTGATGGTGCCATTTTTACCCTCAATGTTTCCTATTATTAATAAAGCTATTCCACAAGCCTTTTTTAACCGTTTAGCTATGTCGGGTATGCGAGTAGGGGCACAAGAGTTATTAGATAACAAAGTAGTAGAAGCTATTTTTGCCGATGAAGCTCAATTACAAGCAGGTGCGCTGGGCTTTGCACAACAGTTTAATAAAAACCGTTGGATTTACGCTCAAAATAAAACCCAAATGAATAAACAAATAGTGTTAACCATGGAAACAGAAGATCCGATCTTTATCGATAATATCAGTAAATTGTTATGGAAAAATTTACAGCAAAAATAA
- a CDS encoding DMT family transporter has product MQSQQQSLIYLHIAVLLFGGTALFAKLIGLNALDITVYRAAIAGIAIFILLGMQKKPIKLNQGKDYLIALLLGVAVGIHWVTYFAGMQLAGITIGMLAFFSYPVITVFLEPFFHKSKPKAKDIISAAVVLIGIYLLIPNANLGNDVTLGVITGVISAFFFAIRNIIHKRYFNQYGGPQTMFYQTLVASLMLCAFIEVPIYATTNHDLVLILVAGVIFTAAPHSLFAASLKHLSAATAGLIACLQPLYGTLLAIIILHERPSIATFIGGALIVSAACFETWSIARKSRQ; this is encoded by the coding sequence ATGCAGTCGCAACAGCAAAGTTTAATTTACCTACACATTGCCGTATTACTCTTTGGCGGCACTGCGCTATTTGCAAAGTTAATTGGTTTAAATGCACTCGACATTACCGTGTATCGTGCAGCCATAGCCGGCATCGCTATTTTTATTTTGCTCGGCATGCAAAAAAAGCCGATTAAGCTAAACCAAGGTAAAGATTACTTAATTGCCCTGTTACTCGGTGTGGCAGTAGGCATACATTGGGTAACTTATTTTGCGGGAATGCAACTTGCTGGGATCACCATTGGTATGTTGGCTTTTTTTAGCTACCCGGTAATAACCGTGTTTTTAGAACCGTTTTTTCATAAAAGTAAGCCCAAAGCAAAAGACATTATTAGTGCGGCGGTAGTGTTAATCGGCATTTATTTATTAATACCTAATGCAAATTTAGGGAATGATGTAACACTTGGGGTGATCACTGGGGTTATTTCGGCGTTCTTTTTTGCCATTCGTAATATCATTCATAAGCGCTATTTTAATCAATACGGTGGCCCGCAAACCATGTTTTATCAAACCTTGGTTGCCAGCCTAATGCTTTGCGCGTTTATTGAAGTGCCTATTTATGCGACCACTAATCACGATTTGGTGCTTATTTTAGTTGCGGGAGTTATATTTACCGCAGCTCCACACTCATTATTTGCTGCCAGTTTAAAGCATTTATCGGCGGCAACCGCGGGGCTAATTGCTTGCCTTCAGCCACTTTACGGCACATTATTAGCTATTATTATTTTGCATGAGCGCCCCTCTATCGCCACTTTTATTGGTGGTGCATTAATTGTTAGCGCTGCTTGTTTTGAAACTTGGTCTATTGCACGGAAATCACGCCAATGA
- a CDS encoding glycerophosphodiester phosphodiesterase → MKVFAHRGASGHFPENTQSAIMAALQIGVDGIEVDVQSALDDYMIIHDTWLDRTTNGVGKVCNFTAAHIMQLNAGNGEKVPTLQQLFDWNNNQTLLNLELKHTFNLEQFATQVEKNITEKRISADNILVSSFDHHQLAWLKKRLPWLKMGALTSSIPINYAKFAEDLGAYSVHVDKNFINKAFVDDAKQRGLIIYAYTVDKQQDIKLMLDLGVDGIFTNYPAQTKAYLGD, encoded by the coding sequence ATGAAAGTATTTGCCCATCGCGGTGCCAGTGGGCACTTTCCAGAGAACACCCAAAGCGCCATTATGGCGGCCTTACAAATAGGCGTTGACGGCATTGAAGTAGATGTACAAAGCGCACTTGATGATTACATGATCATTCACGACACTTGGCTTGATAGAACCACTAACGGCGTAGGTAAAGTGTGTAACTTTACTGCTGCTCACATTATGCAACTCAATGCTGGTAATGGCGAAAAAGTACCAACTTTACAGCAACTTTTTGATTGGAATAATAATCAAACACTCTTAAATTTAGAGCTAAAACATACTTTTAATCTTGAACAGTTTGCTACTCAAGTTGAAAAAAACATTACAGAAAAACGCATATCAGCAGATAACATTTTAGTGTCGTCGTTCGATCATCATCAACTAGCCTGGTTAAAAAAACGCTTACCTTGGCTAAAAATGGGTGCACTAACGTCATCTATACCAATTAATTATGCAAAGTTTGCTGAAGACTTAGGCGCGTACAGTGTTCATGTAGATAAAAACTTTATAAATAAAGCCTTTGTAGATGATGCAAAACAACGTGGTTTAATAATTTATGCGTACACTGTAGACAAACAACAAGATATAAAGCTGATGCTAGATTTAGGTGTGGATGGTATTTTTACAAATTATCCGGCACAAACTAAAGCTTACTTAGGTGATTAA
- a CDS encoding methyl-accepting chemotaxis protein: MSSYMRIYNFLEKTLFFTLTRKIVGNLSFVFLFQAITLFWLYESLTLNQQSTGLFWALALVIVAGFIFTLFYMRFLMVRPVKAMRDTLININQQDADLSAKLPHFTYDEFRELSEQYNLFTTHLNQLLNTTYNSAQAGVQSIEQATQSMQRTEQLSGQQIHLSHTIINASNQIAQSLQNIVSNTDSVHKINSEHLNFVKLSATELSALVQQVKLITDMLTGFSATISGLKENSENIRSILKMVEEFSDQTNLLALNAAIEAARAGDAGRGFAVVADEVRTLSIKVSGATRQISDFINQMNELVNETNKESEQLITHSHNAQKSINSTSNGFTNMLTEFEHNQQQLQQIAEAVHLLEQTQNQTHQSVEHIVALGEQAKQTIDTALNDCQQSQTLSQQTQQQLKRFVQ; the protein is encoded by the coding sequence ATGAGTAGCTATATGCGAATTTATAATTTTTTAGAAAAAACACTTTTTTTTACCTTAACGCGCAAAATTGTGGGTAATTTAAGTTTTGTATTTTTATTTCAGGCTATTACTTTATTTTGGCTGTATGAAAGCTTAACCCTAAACCAACAAAGTACTGGGTTATTTTGGGCATTAGCTTTAGTGATTGTGGCTGGCTTTATTTTCACCCTATTTTATATGCGATTTTTAATGGTGCGCCCAGTCAAGGCAATGCGCGACACGCTAATAAATATAAACCAGCAAGATGCAGACTTATCGGCAAAGTTACCCCATTTTACTTATGATGAGTTTCGTGAACTAAGCGAGCAATACAATCTTTTTACTACTCATTTAAATCAGCTACTAAACACAACCTACAATAGCGCCCAAGCAGGCGTGCAAAGTATCGAGCAAGCAACTCAGTCTATGCAACGTACTGAACAATTAAGCGGACAACAAATACATTTAAGCCATACCATTATAAATGCCAGCAACCAAATAGCGCAGAGCTTACAAAATATAGTAAGCAATACCGACAGCGTGCATAAAATAAATAGTGAGCATTTAAATTTTGTTAAGCTTTCGGCAACAGAGTTGTCGGCCTTAGTGCAACAAGTAAAATTAATAACCGATATGCTAACCGGCTTTTCGGCAACTATTTCAGGCTTAAAAGAAAACAGTGAAAACATTCGTAGCATTTTAAAAATGGTGGAAGAGTTTTCTGATCAAACCAATCTACTAGCCCTAAATGCCGCCATTGAAGCAGCAAGAGCCGGTGATGCGGGACGTGGTTTTGCGGTAGTTGCCGATGAAGTGCGTACTCTTTCAATTAAGGTAAGTGGTGCAACGCGGCAAATTAGTGATTTTATAAACCAAATGAACGAGCTAGTAAACGAAACAAATAAAGAGTCAGAGCAATTAATTACTCACTCACACAATGCGCAAAAATCAATTAATAGTACTTCTAATGGTTTTACTAATATGCTTACTGAATTTGAGCATAACCAGCAACAGTTACAACAAATTGCCGAGGCTGTGCACTTACTTGAGCAAACACAAAATCAAACCCACCAATCGGTAGAGCATATTGTAGCGCTTGGCGAGCAAGCCAAACAAACCATAGATACAGCACTTAATGATTGCCAACAATCACAAACCCTCAGCCAACAAACACAACAACAACTAAAACGCTTTGTGCAGTAA
- the queG gene encoding tRNA epoxyqueuosine(34) reductase QueG → MHVSDAVPDYKNLAQQIKAWGQELGFSEVGITDIDLSKHETQLQRWLDAGYHGNMDYMAAHGMKRARPAELVPGTQRVISVKMNYLPPDAGFAKTLKNSEKAYISRYALGRDYHKLMRNRLKKLGQKIELEIGEYGFRPFVDSAPVLERQLAEKAGLGWRGKHSLLINKEAGSWFFLGELFVDLPLPIDAENTFEGCGKCVACITLCPTGAIVEPYVVDARKCISYLTIELQGPIPEQYRTLLGNRIYGCDDCQLVCPWNRYGQLTDENDFHPRTQLKDKDLLELFAWDEATFLKNTEGSPIRRIGHERWLRNLAVGLGNAEFSPSIIHALEDKSLACSELVLEHINWALQQQRNKQGTILRKTARLIRIVEKGLPRDA, encoded by the coding sequence ATGCATGTGAGCGACGCAGTTCCTGATTATAAAAACCTTGCCCAACAAATTAAAGCGTGGGGACAAGAGCTTGGCTTTAGCGAAGTAGGTATTACTGATATAGACTTAAGCAAGCATGAAACGCAGCTGCAACGTTGGCTCGACGCCGGCTACCATGGCAATATGGATTACATGGCCGCTCATGGTATGAAACGCGCTCGCCCTGCTGAGTTAGTGCCAGGAACGCAGCGTGTTATTTCGGTAAAAATGAATTACCTGCCCCCCGATGCAGGTTTTGCCAAAACCCTTAAAAACTCAGAAAAAGCGTATATAAGTCGCTATGCTCTTGGCCGCGACTACCATAAATTAATGCGTAATCGCTTAAAAAAATTAGGCCAAAAAATAGAGCTCGAAATTGGCGAATACGGTTTTAGGCCTTTTGTCGACTCAGCCCCGGTACTTGAGCGCCAACTTGCTGAAAAAGCAGGCTTGGGCTGGCGCGGTAAACACTCATTACTTATTAATAAAGAAGCCGGTTCTTGGTTTTTTTTAGGTGAGTTATTTGTTGATTTACCGCTGCCCATAGATGCAGAAAACACCTTTGAAGGCTGTGGTAAATGCGTAGCTTGTATAACGCTATGCCCAACTGGCGCTATTGTTGAGCCCTACGTGGTAGATGCACGTAAGTGTATATCGTACTTAACCATTGAGCTACAAGGCCCTATTCCAGAGCAATACCGAACATTATTAGGTAACCGCATTTATGGTTGTGACGACTGCCAATTAGTTTGCCCGTGGAATCGTTATGGCCAACTTACCGACGAAAATGATTTTCATCCGCGCACCCAATTAAAAGATAAAGACCTGCTTGAGCTGTTTGCTTGGGATGAAGCCACTTTTTTAAAAAACACCGAAGGCAGCCCTATTCGTCGTATTGGCCACGAGCGTTGGTTGCGTAATTTGGCTGTAGGCTTAGGTAATGCTGAATTTAGCCCTAGCATTATTCATGCCCTAGAAGATAAAAGCTTAGCTTGCAGTGAACTGGTTTTAGAGCATATAAATTGGGCGCTGCAACAGCAACGCAATAAGCAAGGTACTATACTGCGTAAAACCGCAAGGCTTATCAGAATTGTTGAAAAAGGCCTACCCCGCGACGCTTAA
- a CDS encoding GNAT family N-acetyltransferase — translation MTIRLARPEDLKTIVAIYNETIASRMVTADTEEVSVTDKQAWFDSHTSLRPIYVYSENDQVLAWLSYKPFYGRVAYEGTVEISIYITAKAQGKGLGKTLMEFAQTQAKQLNIKVLLGFIFSHNLPSIKLFKYFNFSVWGELPQVAIMDNNPYSLTIFGKHL, via the coding sequence ATGACAATCCGTTTAGCACGCCCAGAAGATTTAAAAACTATAGTCGCAATTTATAACGAAACCATTGCCAGCAGAATGGTTACCGCCGATACCGAAGAGGTAAGCGTTACCGACAAGCAAGCTTGGTTTGATAGTCACACTTCTCTACGGCCAATTTATGTATATTCTGAAAATGACCAAGTGTTAGCATGGCTTAGTTATAAACCGTTTTATGGGCGCGTAGCTTACGAAGGCACGGTAGAAATAAGTATTTATATTACCGCTAAAGCACAAGGCAAAGGTTTAGGTAAAACACTAATGGAGTTTGCCCAAACGCAAGCTAAGCAACTTAACATTAAAGTGCTGCTAGGGTTCATTTTTAGTCATAATTTACCCAGTATTAAACTATTTAAATACTTTAATTTTAGTGTGTGGGGCGAGTTACCACAGGTGGCCATTATGGATAATAACCCTTACAGCTTAACTATTTTTGGTAAGCACCTATAA
- a CDS encoding glutathione peroxidase gives MIKIILLALMALLLPTLAQAQSTAEHPIKKQNNCQDFTNVTLRKLRSKEFVNLCQFENQPLLIVNTASNCGFTPQFAGLEAVYNKYKDQGLVVLGFPSDDFFQEENNEQDTAKVCFVNYGVTFTMFATSAVRGSDANPIFKHLNSQTSSPNWNFYKYLVSADRKTITRFNSKVAPESEKLTAAIEATLAIN, from the coding sequence ATGATAAAAATAATATTATTAGCATTAATGGCGTTACTTTTACCCACATTAGCTCAAGCGCAAAGCACGGCTGAGCACCCCATTAAAAAACAAAATAACTGCCAAGACTTTACTAACGTTACTTTGCGTAAACTACGCTCAAAAGAGTTTGTTAACTTATGCCAATTTGAAAACCAACCGCTGCTAATTGTTAATACAGCGAGTAACTGTGGCTTTACGCCGCAATTTGCAGGGCTTGAAGCGGTTTATAATAAATATAAAGATCAAGGCTTAGTGGTATTGGGATTTCCTTCTGATGATTTTTTTCAAGAAGAAAACAACGAGCAAGACACCGCCAAAGTCTGCTTTGTTAATTACGGGGTTACTTTCACTATGTTTGCCACCAGCGCAGTGCGCGGCAGCGATGCAAACCCTATTTTTAAACACTTAAATAGCCAAACCAGCTCACCTAATTGGAATTTTTATAAGTATTTAGTGTCTGCTGATCGTAAAACAATTACGCGCTTTAACAGTAAAGTAGCCCCCGAATCAGAAAAACTAACTGCAGCAATTGAAGCGACATTAGCTATTAACTAG
- a CDS encoding peptidylprolyl isomerase, with product MTVASARHILVDSEAQCLDLKEKIEQGEDFAVLAKAHSNCPSGQDGGALGEFGPGMMVPEFDKVVFSAPINQVQGPVQTQFGYHLLEVTSRSE from the coding sequence ATGACAGTGGCAAGCGCAAGACATATATTAGTAGATAGTGAAGCACAGTGTTTAGATTTAAAAGAAAAAATTGAACAAGGTGAAGACTTTGCTGTGTTAGCAAAAGCACACTCTAACTGTCCTTCAGGTCAAGATGGCGGTGCTCTTGGTGAGTTTGGCCCAGGTATGATGGTGCCAGAGTTTGATAAAGTGGTGTTCTCTGCGCCAATTAATCAAGTACAAGGCCCAGTACAAACACAGTTTGGTTACCATTTACTTGAAGTAACCAGCCGTTCAGAGTAA
- a CDS encoding glutathione S-transferase family protein has protein sequence MQLFGSVTSPYVRRIRIWALENNCDLEFINLDIFSAQDRPTMVSKNPARKIPILVDGNLTLSDSNSILRYLLEKTAQPKLTWPQEHLLTTINACNDSLVEMLLCQRSGFDTQSDALFFNLQNERIVETLHFLNDHLTDDEFKGCEYLNISLYCLLDWICFRELTDISQHSALVAFYEQYGQRQAAINTSPSH, from the coding sequence ATGCAACTATTTGGTTCTGTTACCTCGCCTTATGTACGCCGTATTAGAATATGGGCGCTGGAAAATAACTGTGATTTAGAGTTTATTAATCTGGATATTTTTTCAGCGCAAGATCGCCCAACTATGGTGAGCAAAAACCCAGCACGCAAAATCCCTATTCTCGTAGATGGCAATTTAACCCTTAGTGATTCAAACTCAATACTGCGTTATTTACTTGAAAAAACAGCACAGCCAAAATTAACTTGGCCGCAAGAGCACTTACTTACCACTATTAATGCCTGTAATGACTCTTTAGTGGAAATGCTTTTATGCCAGCGCTCTGGTTTTGATACGCAAAGTGATGCGTTATTTTTTAATTTGCAAAACGAACGTATTGTTGAAACATTACACTTTTTAAATGATCATTTAACTGATGATGAATTTAAAGGCTGTGAATACCTCAACATCAGTTTATACTGCCTGCTTGATTGGATTTGCTTTCGTGAACTAACCGACATTAGTCAGCATTCAGCGCTTGTTGCTTTTTATGAGCAATATGGCCAACGCCAAGCAGCAATAAATACCAGTCCTAGTCATTAA
- a CDS encoding DUF2750 domain-containing protein — translation MSDIEIESELVNFVEKVRMSEVIWALGAEDNGFVVCDSNQFDETDVLLLWESEAAAKAQCKDEWKEYSPVEIGLDEFLDEWVEDLNEDNALVGLNWNDDQVCVEIEPVGLARALSE, via the coding sequence ATGAGCGATATCGAGATTGAATCAGAACTAGTCAACTTTGTTGAAAAAGTACGTATGAGCGAAGTAATTTGGGCACTAGGTGCAGAAGATAATGGCTTTGTAGTGTGTGATTCAAATCAATTTGACGAGACTGACGTATTACTACTTTGGGAAAGCGAAGCGGCTGCTAAAGCTCAGTGTAAAGACGAGTGGAAAGAGTACAGCCCAGTAGAAATTGGCCTTGATGAATTTTTAGATGAATGGGTTGAAGACCTAAACGAAGACAATGCTTTAGTTGGCCTTAACTGGAATGACGACCAAGTATGCGTAGAAATTGAACCAGTAGGTTTAGCACGCGCATTAAGTGAATAA
- a CDS encoding M1 family metallopeptidase, translating into MFLKSLLTVSVAFAMNAANANEFVIEKLAKPSSQSVSLTLDPSQDTFTGMTEIILEVLKPTNYIELNGVAYATKMAQLLGEQNCDLNSEMLKTGKVKFSCDEQIQPGKYTLKIDFSAPYNRQSVGLYKTLDQGTPYLFTQFEMSDARRAFPVFDEPSYKIPFQLTITAPTSQKVYANTPELKTTVNGDMTTHFFDKTPPIPSYLVAMAVGPFEELNVEGMSVPGRVITPQGKIHLAQYAKENMPKVLGALEAYFGIPYVYQKLDSVAVPEFPFGAMENSGLVTYREDILLVDLAAATRSKKQRNVSIIAHELAHQWYGNLVTMKWWNDLWLNEAFASWMAAKITKQLNPEFESHLDLPQNNVMPLDARLSTKPIRKPIKTEADIMDGLGLAYSKGSSVLAMVENWIGEEAFQKGIQNYLKEFSYKNAEAADLWQALGKASNKDVASVLKSFIEQSSYPLIKVAQQGSKITISQSRFVNAGVDAPEQLWNVPVAIKYGAGDKVKTANVLLNKQSQTLDLDFAPEWIYPDQGALGYYRWVMDDAQFSALIDNAADKLDDRERLALLSATDALLDAGVISAAKLMQTLEVFISDSHPRVANTALGYLVSQQRTFKDDSNKDLWPKFIRGAVTPAAKKYGLEAKVGEDGAISQLRAAVVSRLGFDGEDQNVINKAKQQTQVYLNDPQKVDPYLAGTYLTLAAFNGDKALLDQFMATFKTTKDPQVRTNMLSAMGYFAKPALQKAVLAYSLTDEVTASDMRTILAGQSYTDERQALFIDWVYSNYDKVTASLPPFFIPNLPYFTTANCDANSFATTQSFFNTKLAEIPGYARTLSKLEESTNDCIALKNRELESVNNFLKGK; encoded by the coding sequence ATGTTTCTTAAAAGCCTCTTAACCGTAAGTGTTGCATTCGCGATGAACGCAGCAAATGCTAACGAATTCGTAATTGAAAAACTCGCAAAACCAAGCAGTCAATCAGTGTCGTTAACACTCGATCCAAGCCAAGATACCTTTACTGGAATGACTGAAATTATTTTAGAAGTACTCAAGCCAACTAACTACATAGAACTAAACGGCGTGGCTTACGCAACTAAAATGGCACAATTACTTGGCGAGCAAAATTGTGACTTAAACAGCGAAATGCTCAAAACCGGTAAAGTAAAATTTAGCTGTGATGAGCAAATTCAGCCGGGTAAATACACCTTAAAAATTGATTTTTCAGCGCCATATAATCGCCAAAGTGTTGGGCTATATAAAACCTTAGATCAAGGTACACCTTACTTATTTACTCAGTTTGAAATGAGTGATGCGCGCCGTGCATTTCCGGTGTTTGACGAGCCAAGCTACAAAATTCCATTTCAGCTCACTATTACCGCGCCTACCTCACAAAAAGTATATGCCAATACACCTGAGCTTAAAACTACAGTAAATGGCGACATGACCACCCACTTTTTTGATAAAACACCGCCTATTCCTTCTTATTTAGTAGCAATGGCTGTGGGCCCTTTTGAAGAGCTTAATGTTGAAGGTATGTCGGTGCCAGGGCGCGTAATTACCCCACAAGGTAAAATTCATTTAGCCCAGTACGCAAAAGAAAACATGCCAAAAGTACTAGGCGCACTTGAGGCGTATTTTGGTATTCCTTATGTGTATCAAAAACTAGATTCGGTGGCTGTACCTGAATTTCCGTTTGGTGCCATGGAAAACTCAGGACTTGTAACCTACCGAGAAGATATTTTATTGGTTGATTTAGCTGCCGCTACGCGCAGTAAAAAACAACGCAATGTGTCTATTATTGCTCACGAACTTGCACACCAATGGTACGGTAACTTAGTCACTATGAAGTGGTGGAACGATTTATGGTTAAACGAAGCGTTTGCTAGTTGGATGGCGGCAAAAATTACCAAGCAACTAAACCCTGAATTTGAATCGCACCTAGATTTACCACAAAATAACGTTATGCCACTTGATGCGCGTTTGAGTACTAAACCAATTCGTAAACCAATTAAAACCGAAGCCGATATTATGGATGGTTTAGGCCTTGCTTATAGCAAGGGTAGCTCGGTACTTGCTATGGTTGAAAACTGGATAGGTGAAGAGGCCTTTCAAAAAGGTATTCAAAATTACTTAAAAGAATTTTCCTATAAAAATGCCGAAGCTGCCGATTTATGGCAAGCACTTGGCAAAGCTTCTAATAAAGATGTAGCGAGTGTTTTAAAATCGTTTATTGAGCAATCTTCCTACCCACTGATTAAAGTAGCTCAGCAAGGTAGTAAAATAACTATATCGCAAAGTCGCTTTGTAAATGCCGGTGTTGATGCGCCTGAGCAATTATGGAATGTGCCTGTTGCAATTAAATATGGCGCGGGCGATAAAGTAAAAACAGCGAACGTATTACTTAATAAACAAAGCCAAACGCTAGATTTAGATTTTGCACCCGAGTGGATTTATCCCGATCAAGGCGCATTGGGTTATTACCGCTGGGTGATGGACGATGCACAGTTTAGTGCGCTTATCGACAATGCTGCTGACAAGCTAGATGACCGCGAACGTTTAGCGTTATTATCTGCTACCGATGCACTACTTGATGCTGGTGTTATATCGGCCGCTAAGTTAATGCAAACGCTTGAAGTATTTATAAGCGACAGCCACCCTCGCGTTGCTAATACCGCGCTGGGCTATTTAGTATCGCAACAACGCACCTTTAAAGACGATAGCAATAAAGACTTATGGCCTAAATTTATTCGTGGTGCAGTAACCCCTGCGGCTAAAAAATATGGCTTAGAGGCAAAAGTAGGTGAAGATGGCGCTATTTCACAACTTCGAGCTGCGGTTGTATCGCGTTTAGGTTTTGATGGCGAAGATCAAAATGTGATCAATAAAGCAAAACAGCAAACTCAGGTTTATTTAAACGATCCACAAAAAGTAGACCCGTACTTAGCAGGTACTTATTTAACTTTAGCTGCTTTTAACGGCGATAAAGCGTTGCTTGATCAATTTATGGCAACCTTTAAAACCACCAAAGATCCACAAGTACGTACTAATATGCTCTCGGCTATGGGCTACTTTGCAAAACCTGCACTGCAAAAAGCAGTATTGGCTTACAGCTTAACAGATGAAGTAACCGCATCCGACATGCGCACTATTTTAGCAGGACAAAGCTATACTGATGAGCGCCAAGCGCTGTTTATTGACTGGGTTTACAGTAATTACGATAAAGTAACAGCAAGCTTACCGCCGTTTTTTATCCCTAACCTACCGTATTTTACAACTGCAAATTGTGATGCAAATAGCTTTGCCACAACACAAAGCTTCTTTAATACTAAGTTAGCTGAAATACCAGGTTACGCTCGTACTTTAAGTAAACTAGAAGAAAGCACTAATGATTGTATTGCACTGAAAAATCGTGAGCTTGAATCGGTTAATAACTTCTTAAAAGGTAAGTAG
- a CDS encoding TolB family protein, with the protein MKFLKPLLGLFSISALTLSVAQASMPKSQVLLADLNTPYGLQVTIVSDSDSYNNQPHIHNNGVYFTHEVLSIEQSQTDIAYYDFATKQIINITNTPVSEYSPTVMPNKQSLSAIVVEANGKQKLWQYPLDSEVAASRIFDWIEPVGYHAWGINNDLVMFILGEPHTLQYSLVAAAKGQVVAKNIGRTLIYNHTMAQFIFSYTQNEQHIVARFNPQTKQVENLLRLPLQVQDFILKDDSTLAYALNNRVYQRNLSGNNTVSQWLDLTPYCHTNITRMSYNNDKLAFVCDVAED; encoded by the coding sequence ATGAAATTTTTAAAACCACTACTAGGGTTGTTTTCAATAAGCGCTTTAACGCTCTCAGTAGCACAGGCAAGTATGCCCAAAAGCCAAGTATTATTAGCCGATTTAAATACTCCTTATGGCCTGCAAGTTACTATTGTGAGCGACAGTGATAGTTATAATAATCAGCCTCATATACACAATAATGGTGTTTACTTTACCCATGAAGTATTAAGTATTGAGCAAAGCCAAACCGATATTGCTTACTACGACTTTGCAACAAAACAAATTATTAATATAACCAATACGCCAGTAAGCGAATACTCACCAACCGTAATGCCAAATAAACAAAGCTTATCGGCAATTGTGGTAGAGGCCAATGGCAAGCAAAAGCTATGGCAATATCCGCTTGATAGCGAAGTTGCAGCAAGTCGTATTTTTGACTGGATAGAGCCAGTGGGATATCACGCATGGGGTATAAATAACGATTTAGTAATGTTTATTTTAGGTGAGCCACATACATTACAATATAGCTTGGTTGCAGCGGCAAAAGGGCAAGTTGTGGCAAAAAACATTGGTCGTACGCTTATTTACAATCATACAATGGCGCAGTTTATATTTAGTTACACCCAAAATGAGCAACATATTGTAGCGCGTTTTAATCCACAAACTAAGCAGGTAGAAAACTTACTTAGATTGCCGCTACAAGTACAAGACTTTATCTTAAAAGACGACAGTACGCTGGCTTATGCGCTTAACAACCGTGTTTACCAACGTAACCTTAGTGGCAATAACACTGTATCGCAATGGCTGGATTTAACACCCTATTGCCATACCAATATTACCCGTATGAGTTATAACAACGACAAACTTGCTTTTGTTTGTGATGTAGCTGAGGACTAA